The following proteins are encoded in a genomic region of Rattus rattus isolate New Zealand chromosome 2, Rrattus_CSIRO_v1, whole genome shotgun sequence:
- the LOC116894552 gene encoding cationic amino acid transporter 3-like isoform X1, with translation MPWLLPTALKNFQLLPSTDLELSLGNPSSTPGFHPVSPVNFSSCFPAEFGSLHQALKMLWQNLHQFGQKLVRRRPLAASEQSESSLSRCLTTLDLVALGVGSTLGAGVYVLAGEVAREKAGPSIIICFLIAALSSVMSGLCYAEFGARVPCSGSAYLYSYVTVGQLLAFITGWNLILNYVIGAASVARAWSAAFDGLIGNHISQALQTTFPIQVPSFLAKYPDFFALGLVLVLTGILALGARESAMVTRVFTGVNLLVLCFVSLSGFINGKLHNWQLTEDDYKLALSETNSTDSLGPLGSGGFMPFGLTGILRGTATCFFAFIGFDCIASTGEEARCPQRSIPLGIVISLFICFLMYFGVSSALTLMMPYYQININSPLPQAFIHVGWGPARYAVAVGTLCALSSSLIGSIFPVPRVVYSMAEDGLLFRKLAQVHPRTHTPVLATVLCGVIAAFMAFLVELSDLVDLSSIGTLLAYSLVAFSVLVLRYQPDQTLSSCKKEKSDSMAVELEPGLELSSCMEPMSPEGTPGIARGLCMPTDTTPTLRSGRIVYGCASLLALLLMFLCLILVQWSTQLFSGNPVLIAVAVLLFLLTVGVVIVIWRQPQSTIPLHFKVPALPVLPALSIFVNIYLMMQMTTGTWIRFGIWMVIGFAIYFGYGIQHSLEEKNDQQPTASSSQTPQEHTPSAELP, from the exons ATGCCGTGGCTCCTGCCTACTGCCTTAAAGAATTTTCAACTTCTGCCCAGCACAGATCTGGAGCTCAGCCTTGGGAACCCATCCAGTACTCCAGGTTTTCATCCAGTGTCTCCGGTAA ATTTCTCATCTTGTTTTCCGGCAGAGTTCGGATCCCTCCACCAGGCTCTGAAGATGTTATGGCAGAACCTCCATCAGTTTGGCCAGAAGCTGGTTCGCCGGCGGCCCCTGGCGGCAAGTGAACAGTCTGAATCTTCCTTGTCTCGATGTCTGACCACTTTGGACCTTGTGGCCTTGGGTGTGGGCAGTACCCTGGGAGCAGGCGTGTATGTCCTGGCCGGGGAGGTGGCCAGAGAGAAAGCTGGGCCGTCCATCATCATCTGCTTCTTAATTGCTGCCCTGTCTTCAGTGATGTCTGGACTCTGTTATGCGGAGTTTGGAGCCAGGGTACCGTGTTCAGGTTCCGCTTATCTCTACAGCTATGTTACAGTGGGCCAGCTGCTGGCTTTCATCACTGGCTGGAACCTCATACTCAACTATGTCATTG GAGCAGCCAGTGTGGCTCGGGCCTGGAGTGCAGCTTTTGATGGCCTCATAGGGAACCATATCTCCCAAGCCCTACAGACGACTTTCCCTATCCAAGTGCCCAGCTTTCTGGCCAAGTATCCAGACTTTTTTGCACTTGGTCTGGTGCTAGTCCTCACTG GAATCCTGGCCCTGGGAGCACGAGAGTCAGCCATGGTCACTAGGGTTTTCACAGGAGTGAATCTTTTGGTGCTGTGTTTTGTCTCCCTCTCTGGCTTCATTAACGGCAAGCTACACAACTGGCAGCTCACAGAGGATGACTACAAACTGGCTTTGTCAGAGACCAACAGCACTGACAG CTTGGGACCACTGGGCTCTGGAGGGTTCATGCCTTTTGGCTTGACGGGGATTCTTCGTGGTACAGCCACATGTTTCTTCGCCTTCATTGGGTTTGACTGTATTGCGAGTACAG GGGAAGAGGCCCGCTGTCCCCAGCGTTCCATCCCATTGGGCATCGTGATCTCACTCTTCATTTGCTTTCTGATGTATTTTGGTGTTTCATCCGCACTCACCCTCATGATGCCCTACTACCAGATTAACATCAACAGCCCCTTGCCCCAGGCATTTATCCATGTTGGATGGGGCCCTGCTCGCTATGCAGTAGCTGTGGGAACCTTATGTGCCCTTTCATCCAG CCTCATAGGTTCCATTTTCCCAGTGCCTCGGGTGGTGTATTCCATGGCAGAGGATGGGCTCCTGTTCCGGAAACTTGCCCAGGTTCATCCTCGAACACACACCCCGGTCCTAGCCACGGTCCTTTGTGGAGTCATTGCAG CATTCATGGCTTTCCTTGTTGAGCTCAGTGATCTGGTGGACCTCTCATCCATAGGGACTTTGCTCGCCTATTCTTTGGTGGCCTTCTCTGTTCTTGTCCTCAG GTACCAGCCAGACCAGACCTTAAGCTCTTGTAAGAAGGAGAAATCTGACAGTATGGCTGTTGAGCTGGAGCCTGGGCTTGAACTTTCTTCATGCATGGAGCCTATGTCTCCAGAAGGGACTCCAGGGATTGCAAGGGGACTCTGTATGCCCACGGACACCACCCCAACTCTGAGATCTGGCCGGATCGTCTATGGATGTGCTTCCCTGCTTG CCCTCCTTCTGATGTTCCTGTGCCTGATCCTGGTCCAGTGGTCCACACAGCTGTTCTCCGGTAACCCAGTTTTGATAGCTGTGGCTGTTTTACTGTTTCTTCTTACTGTTGGGGTGGTCATTGTCATCTGGAGACAGCCTCAGAGCACCATTCCTCTCCACTTTAAG gttccagccctgcctgTGCTTCCTGCACTGAGTATCTTTGTGAACATCTACCTGATGATGCAAATGACTACTGGGACCTGGATTCGCTTTGGTATCTGGATGGTGATTG GATTTGCTATCTACTTTGGATATGGGATCCAGCACAGCTTGGAAGAGAAGAATGACCAACAGCCTACAGCCTCAAGCTCCCAGACTCCCCAGGAACATACTCCTAGTGCTGAATTACCTTAA
- the LOC116894552 gene encoding cationic amino acid transporter 3-like isoform X2, translating into MLWQNLHQFGQKLVRRRPLAASEQSESSLSRCLTTLDLVALGVGSTLGAGVYVLAGEVAREKAGPSIIICFLIAALSSVMSGLCYAEFGARVPCSGSAYLYSYVTVGQLLAFITGWNLILNYVIGAASVARAWSAAFDGLIGNHISQALQTTFPIQVPSFLAKYPDFFALGLVLVLTGILALGARESAMVTRVFTGVNLLVLCFVSLSGFINGKLHNWQLTEDDYKLALSETNSTDSLGPLGSGGFMPFGLTGILRGTATCFFAFIGFDCIASTGEEARCPQRSIPLGIVISLFICFLMYFGVSSALTLMMPYYQININSPLPQAFIHVGWGPARYAVAVGTLCALSSSLIGSIFPVPRVVYSMAEDGLLFRKLAQVHPRTHTPVLATVLCGVIAAFMAFLVELSDLVDLSSIGTLLAYSLVAFSVLVLRYQPDQTLSSCKKEKSDSMAVELEPGLELSSCMEPMSPEGTPGIARGLCMPTDTTPTLRSGRIVYGCASLLALLLMFLCLILVQWSTQLFSGNPVLIAVAVLLFLLTVGVVIVIWRQPQSTIPLHFKVPALPVLPALSIFVNIYLMMQMTTGTWIRFGIWMVIGFAIYFGYGIQHSLEEKNDQQPTASSSQTPQEHTPSAELP; encoded by the exons ATGTTATGGCAGAACCTCCATCAGTTTGGCCAGAAGCTGGTTCGCCGGCGGCCCCTGGCGGCAAGTGAACAGTCTGAATCTTCCTTGTCTCGATGTCTGACCACTTTGGACCTTGTGGCCTTGGGTGTGGGCAGTACCCTGGGAGCAGGCGTGTATGTCCTGGCCGGGGAGGTGGCCAGAGAGAAAGCTGGGCCGTCCATCATCATCTGCTTCTTAATTGCTGCCCTGTCTTCAGTGATGTCTGGACTCTGTTATGCGGAGTTTGGAGCCAGGGTACCGTGTTCAGGTTCCGCTTATCTCTACAGCTATGTTACAGTGGGCCAGCTGCTGGCTTTCATCACTGGCTGGAACCTCATACTCAACTATGTCATTG GAGCAGCCAGTGTGGCTCGGGCCTGGAGTGCAGCTTTTGATGGCCTCATAGGGAACCATATCTCCCAAGCCCTACAGACGACTTTCCCTATCCAAGTGCCCAGCTTTCTGGCCAAGTATCCAGACTTTTTTGCACTTGGTCTGGTGCTAGTCCTCACTG GAATCCTGGCCCTGGGAGCACGAGAGTCAGCCATGGTCACTAGGGTTTTCACAGGAGTGAATCTTTTGGTGCTGTGTTTTGTCTCCCTCTCTGGCTTCATTAACGGCAAGCTACACAACTGGCAGCTCACAGAGGATGACTACAAACTGGCTTTGTCAGAGACCAACAGCACTGACAG CTTGGGACCACTGGGCTCTGGAGGGTTCATGCCTTTTGGCTTGACGGGGATTCTTCGTGGTACAGCCACATGTTTCTTCGCCTTCATTGGGTTTGACTGTATTGCGAGTACAG GGGAAGAGGCCCGCTGTCCCCAGCGTTCCATCCCATTGGGCATCGTGATCTCACTCTTCATTTGCTTTCTGATGTATTTTGGTGTTTCATCCGCACTCACCCTCATGATGCCCTACTACCAGATTAACATCAACAGCCCCTTGCCCCAGGCATTTATCCATGTTGGATGGGGCCCTGCTCGCTATGCAGTAGCTGTGGGAACCTTATGTGCCCTTTCATCCAG CCTCATAGGTTCCATTTTCCCAGTGCCTCGGGTGGTGTATTCCATGGCAGAGGATGGGCTCCTGTTCCGGAAACTTGCCCAGGTTCATCCTCGAACACACACCCCGGTCCTAGCCACGGTCCTTTGTGGAGTCATTGCAG CATTCATGGCTTTCCTTGTTGAGCTCAGTGATCTGGTGGACCTCTCATCCATAGGGACTTTGCTCGCCTATTCTTTGGTGGCCTTCTCTGTTCTTGTCCTCAG GTACCAGCCAGACCAGACCTTAAGCTCTTGTAAGAAGGAGAAATCTGACAGTATGGCTGTTGAGCTGGAGCCTGGGCTTGAACTTTCTTCATGCATGGAGCCTATGTCTCCAGAAGGGACTCCAGGGATTGCAAGGGGACTCTGTATGCCCACGGACACCACCCCAACTCTGAGATCTGGCCGGATCGTCTATGGATGTGCTTCCCTGCTTG CCCTCCTTCTGATGTTCCTGTGCCTGATCCTGGTCCAGTGGTCCACACAGCTGTTCTCCGGTAACCCAGTTTTGATAGCTGTGGCTGTTTTACTGTTTCTTCTTACTGTTGGGGTGGTCATTGTCATCTGGAGACAGCCTCAGAGCACCATTCCTCTCCACTTTAAG gttccagccctgcctgTGCTTCCTGCACTGAGTATCTTTGTGAACATCTACCTGATGATGCAAATGACTACTGGGACCTGGATTCGCTTTGGTATCTGGATGGTGATTG GATTTGCTATCTACTTTGGATATGGGATCCAGCACAGCTTGGAAGAGAAGAATGACCAACAGCCTACAGCCTCAAGCTCCCAGACTCCCCAGGAACATACTCCTAGTGCTGAATTACCTTAA